From one Formosa sediminum genomic stretch:
- a CDS encoding SulP family inorganic anion transporter translates to MKNLSTKYLKADLKAGLVVFLVALPLCLGIALASGAPLFAGIISGIIGGIVVGFFSGSNLSVSGPAAGLTAIVLTAIATLGSWEAFLLAGLIAGGIQLILGFLKAGIISNYLPSNVIEGMLAAIGIIIILTQLPHAVGYDTIHEGDFFHINKAGKHDMFSTVIDGINYMHIGAIIVVLVSLGIIIAFMRVPALKKIKSIPGSLVAVIAGVAINEVFKATGSPLTITSAHLVSLPVPESFEAFKSQFSLPDFSQIGNVDVWVVAITIAAVASIETLLCIEASDKLDPLKRYSNTNTELKAQGIGNIISSLIGGLPMTSVIVRSSANVNSGGRTKLSAISHGVFLLVAVLAIPSLLNKIPLASLAAVLIAVGFKLASPKVFIHMWNNSKKFQFIPFVVTVIAVVYTDLLKGVGIGMAVSVFFILRGNLKLAYFFKRENHTEGKTIHMELAQEVSFLNKAAIKQTFAHLPSNSRIVVDASNTVYIDHDVLQLIKDFVNFGCKDKNITVYLIGFRKEYKIENSINHVTTILSDNDEKVALHEIEEGYKIPSNILKVKELTKAG, encoded by the coding sequence ATGAAAAATTTAAGTACTAAATATTTAAAAGCCGATTTAAAAGCCGGTCTTGTGGTCTTTTTAGTGGCACTACCCTTATGCTTAGGAATTGCCCTAGCAAGTGGCGCACCTTTATTTGCAGGAATTATTTCTGGAATAATTGGAGGTATTGTTGTAGGATTCTTTAGTGGATCTAATTTAAGTGTATCTGGTCCAGCTGCAGGTTTAACAGCAATTGTATTAACTGCTATTGCTACATTAGGCTCTTGGGAAGCCTTTCTGTTGGCAGGCCTTATTGCTGGTGGCATACAATTAATACTAGGCTTTTTAAAAGCTGGAATTATTTCTAATTATTTACCATCTAACGTTATTGAAGGTATGCTTGCCGCAATTGGAATCATTATAATTTTAACCCAGTTACCTCATGCGGTTGGTTACGATACAATACACGAAGGTGATTTCTTTCATATTAATAAAGCGGGAAAACACGATATGTTTTCAACTGTAATAGACGGTATAAATTATATGCATATAGGAGCTATAATTGTGGTACTAGTATCTTTAGGTATAATAATAGCATTTATGCGAGTTCCGGCTTTAAAGAAAATAAAATCCATTCCAGGTTCTTTAGTTGCTGTAATAGCAGGAGTAGCTATAAATGAAGTTTTTAAGGCTACAGGATCGCCTTTAACCATTACCTCTGCACATTTAGTAAGTTTACCAGTACCAGAATCGTTTGAAGCTTTTAAATCTCAATTTAGCTTACCCGATTTTTCACAGATTGGCAATGTAGATGTATGGGTTGTAGCCATAACTATTGCCGCAGTAGCAAGTATTGAAACCTTATTATGTATAGAAGCATCTGACAAACTAGACCCATTAAAAAGATATTCTAATACCAATACAGAATTAAAAGCACAAGGAATAGGTAATATAATAAGTAGTTTAATTGGAGGTTTACCAATGACTTCTGTAATTGTACGTTCTTCTGCAAACGTAAACTCTGGTGGTCGCACCAAATTATCGGCAATTTCACATGGTGTATTTTTACTAGTAGCGGTTTTAGCAATTCCATCTTTACTTAATAAAATACCCTTAGCTTCTCTTGCTGCAGTACTTATCGCTGTTGGTTTTAAATTAGCAAGTCCAAAAGTATTTATTCACATGTGGAATAATAGTAAGAAATTTCAATTTATCCCCTTTGTTGTAACCGTTATAGCCGTAGTCTATACAGATTTATTAAAAGGCGTTGGTATTGGCATGGCAGTAAGTGTTTTCTTTATTTTAAGAGGGAACTTAAAACTCGCTTATTTCTTCAAAAGAGAAAATCATACTGAAGGGAAAACCATACATATGGAACTAGCACAAGAGGTTTCTTTTTTAAATAAAGCCGCAATTAAGCAAACGTTTGCACATTTACCTAGTAACAGTCGTATAGTTGTAGATGCCTCAAACACAGTATATATAGATCATGATGTACTACAACTCATAAAAGACTTTGTCAATTTTGGTTGTAAGGATAAAAATATTACTGTATATTTGATAGGATTTCGAAAAGAATATAAAATAGAAAATTCCATTAACCATGTAACTACTATTTTGTCTGATAATGATGAAAAAGTTGCTTTACATGAAATAGAAGAAGGCTATAAAATTCCTTCAAATATTTTAAAAGTTAAGGAGTTGACCAAAGCTGGATAA
- the nhaA gene encoding Na+/H+ antiporter NhaA, which yields MRQKLNNLLVRPITKFVQIESFGGILLFSAAVIALLWANSPLSDSYIALWHYEIGFEFGDFHLSHHLLHWVNDGLMVIFFFVIGLEIKREILLGELNSLKKASLPIFAALGGVFIPIGIFLALNTNPETHAGWGIPMATDIAFSLAILQLLGNRVPIALKIFLTAFAIVDDLVAVLAIALFYSENLDWNAILYSLIPLAILAYLGWKGFYYKYVFLILGIVIWFLFLQSGIHPTIAGILIALTIPIKQKLEMDLSMSKIESIATTLINKPKRNSPILTHDEISLIGSIQKLSGRVQSPLQHLEHKFHGWVAYFIMPIFALSNAGIVFNDIAHLDWALSSHISIALIFGKCIGVVSFSYLAVKLGLAAFPHSVKFKHILGVGFLAGVGFTMSIFVSNLAFKSSLMYQDASKVGIFIGSTVAGLIGYFILKSIKPSEDANSVEDVH from the coding sequence ATGAGACAAAAGTTAAATAATTTATTAGTTAGACCAATTACCAAATTCGTACAAATTGAAAGTTTTGGCGGGATACTTTTATTTTCGGCTGCAGTAATCGCTCTATTATGGGCAAACTCACCCTTGTCTGATTCTTATATCGCACTTTGGCATTATGAAATTGGTTTTGAATTTGGAGATTTTCATTTATCGCATCATTTATTACATTGGGTAAATGACGGATTGATGGTTATTTTCTTTTTTGTGATAGGCCTTGAAATTAAACGCGAAATTTTATTAGGAGAATTAAACAGCCTTAAAAAAGCATCACTCCCAATCTTTGCTGCATTAGGGGGTGTGTTTATACCAATAGGCATTTTTTTAGCATTAAACACTAACCCAGAAACCCATGCAGGTTGGGGTATACCAATGGCAACAGATATTGCATTCTCTTTAGCCATTCTTCAGTTATTAGGAAATCGTGTGCCAATCGCTTTAAAAATATTTTTAACCGCATTTGCTATTGTAGATGATTTGGTAGCTGTATTAGCTATTGCTTTATTTTACAGTGAAAATTTAGACTGGAATGCTATTTTATACTCTTTAATTCCTTTAGCAATCTTAGCATATTTAGGATGGAAAGGATTTTATTATAAATATGTATTTTTAATTCTTGGAATCGTAATTTGGTTTTTATTCTTACAATCGGGAATTCACCCAACTATTGCTGGGATTTTAATTGCACTTACCATTCCAATTAAACAAAAATTAGAAATGGATCTTAGTATGTCTAAGATAGAATCTATAGCAACTACATTAATAAATAAACCCAAACGAAACAGTCCTATATTAACACACGACGAAATTAGTTTAATAGGAAGCATACAAAAGCTTTCTGGCAGAGTTCAATCGCCTTTACAGCATTTAGAACATAAATTTCATGGTTGGGTAGCATATTTTATTATGCCAATATTCGCATTATCTAATGCCGGAATTGTATTTAATGACATTGCACATTTAGATTGGGCCTTATCCTCTCACATCTCAATTGCTTTAATTTTTGGTAAATGTATTGGTGTAGTATCATTCTCCTACTTAGCAGTTAAGCTTGGTTTAGCAGCATTCCCACACAGTGTAAAGTTTAAGCATATTTTAGGAGTTGGATTTTTAGCTGGAGTTGGGTTTACCATGTCTATTTTCGTTTCTAACTTAGCATTCAAGTCTAGTCTAATGTACCAAGATGCTTCTAAAGTAGGTATCTTTATTGGATCTACCGTAGCTGGATTAATAGGTTATTTTATATTAAAATCTATTAAACCATCAGAAGATGCTAATTCTGTGGAAGACGTTCACTAA
- a CDS encoding agmatine deiminase family protein has translation MVVSEVRLPAEWEPQEGILLCFPYNGNDWPGKFQAIQWAFVEIIKKIASVEKVFLIVENVKQQESVKVKLELAHVNLNNVKYIALKTNRSWMRDSGPIIVKRGGERIALNFNFNGWAKYSNHKLDRGVPKIVSETLKTPLHQVVYKGKPVVLEGGAIDTNGKGTLLTSEECLLHPSIQVRNPNFTKADYESIFKEFLGITNVIWLGDGIVGDDTHGHIDDLCRFVNAETIITVLEDNPEDSNYAALQDNLKRLKASKLETGKSPNIVTLPMPKPLFFDGIQIPASYANFLILNNMVLVPTFNDSKDQVALHIIAECFPDREVIGMSAIDLIWGFGTLHCLSQQIPL, from the coding sequence ATGGTAGTTTCAGAAGTGAGATTACCTGCAGAATGGGAACCTCAAGAAGGTATATTATTATGTTTTCCGTATAATGGAAATGATTGGCCTGGAAAATTTCAGGCAATACAGTGGGCATTTGTAGAGATTATAAAAAAAATAGCTTCGGTAGAAAAAGTTTTCTTGATTGTTGAAAATGTAAAACAACAAGAAAGTGTGAAAGTAAAACTGGAGTTAGCACACGTTAATCTGAATAATGTTAAGTATATAGCTCTAAAAACAAACAGAAGCTGGATGCGTGATTCTGGACCTATTATAGTGAAAAGAGGAGGCGAACGCATTGCTTTAAACTTCAACTTTAATGGTTGGGCAAAATATTCAAATCATAAATTAGATAGAGGAGTTCCAAAAATTGTATCCGAAACTTTAAAAACACCTTTACACCAAGTGGTTTACAAAGGAAAACCTGTGGTTTTAGAAGGAGGAGCAATAGATACCAATGGCAAAGGCACACTATTAACTTCAGAAGAATGTTTATTACATCCTTCAATTCAAGTTAGAAATCCAAACTTTACAAAAGCAGATTACGAATCTATTTTTAAAGAATTTCTTGGTATAACAAATGTAATTTGGTTGGGAGATGGTATTGTGGGCGATGATACTCATGGCCATATAGATGATTTGTGCCGTTTTGTAAATGCAGAGACTATAATTACAGTATTAGAAGACAATCCTGAAGACAGTAATTATGCCGCATTACAAGATAATTTAAAGCGTTTAAAAGCTTCTAAATTAGAGACAGGCAAATCACCAAACATAGTTACTCTACCAATGCCTAAGCCGTTGTTTTTTGATGGAATTCAAATACCAGCGAGTTATGCTAACTTTTTAATTTTAAATAATATGGTATTGGTTCCCACATTCAATGATAGTAAGGATCAAGTAGCATTACATATTATAGCGGAGTGTTTTCCTGATCGTGAAGTAATAGGAATGAGTGCTATTGACCTTATTTGGGGGTTTGGAACACTTCATTGTTTAAGTCAGCAAATTCCATTATAA
- a CDS encoding carbon-nitrogen hydrolase has product MSLRKYKIAVVQLNLNDVAENNLKKCLSWVRDAANQGAEVILLPELYSSHYFCQSEDVDNFAIAEPLYGTSFIAFSALAKELGVVIIVPFFEKRMAGIYHNSAYIIDTDGSEAGLYRKMHIPDDPHFYEKFYFTPGDLGFQAIQTKKGKVGTLICWDQWYPEAARLTALKGAEVLFYPTAIGWHPKEKDEFGENQHGAWMNVMKGHAVANGVFVAAANRIGLEQYLPGTDGIQFWGSSFIAGPQGEILAQASHDKEEILIAEVDLDLQENVRQNWPFFRDRRIDAFGELTKRAID; this is encoded by the coding sequence ATGTCTTTAAGAAAATATAAAATAGCCGTCGTTCAGTTAAACCTGAACGACGTTGCAGAAAATAATTTAAAAAAATGTTTAAGTTGGGTAAGAGATGCAGCTAATCAAGGTGCAGAAGTTATTCTTTTACCTGAATTATACAGTAGTCATTATTTTTGTCAAAGTGAAGATGTCGATAACTTTGCTATCGCAGAGCCTTTATATGGCACGTCATTTATTGCCTTTAGCGCATTAGCAAAAGAATTAGGTGTCGTTATTATTGTACCGTTTTTTGAGAAACGTATGGCAGGTATTTACCATAACAGTGCATATATAATTGATACGGATGGAAGCGAAGCAGGATTATATAGAAAAATGCATATTCCAGACGATCCTCATTTTTACGAAAAATTTTATTTTACACCTGGAGATTTAGGGTTCCAAGCTATCCAAACTAAAAAGGGTAAGGTTGGAACTTTAATCTGTTGGGATCAGTGGTATCCAGAAGCTGCACGTCTTACAGCGCTTAAAGGAGCAGAAGTCTTATTCTACCCTACAGCCATTGGTTGGCATCCTAAAGAAAAAGATGAATTTGGTGAAAATCAGCACGGTGCATGGATGAATGTAATGAAAGGACATGCCGTTGCTAATGGTGTGTTTGTTGCAGCCGCAAACCGTATTGGCTTAGAGCAATATTTGCCAGGAACAGATGGTATTCAGTTTTGGGGATCGTCTTTTATTGCTGGCCCTCAAGGCGAAATCTTAGCACAAGCATCTCATGATAAAGAAGAAATTTTAATTGCTGAAGTCGATTTAGATTTACAAGAAAACGTGCGTCAGAATTGGCCATTTTTTAGAGATCGTCGTATTGATGCTTTTGGTGAATTAACAAAACGTGCAATAGACTAG